Proteins found in one Sardina pilchardus chromosome 3, fSarPil1.1, whole genome shotgun sequence genomic segment:
- the mrps34 gene encoding 28S ribosomal protein S34, mitochondrial, which produces MVKKRRIRLIAEMARKIRAYRELKNRPTESQRYALDYENMTRTFTGKTLPVLAWEDVRRESRLFTLLASMRMFGVGRLLTRKSWLEEHTEPCYWKITKVKVDYTAENMDHGKAWGILTYKGKQEDKEREVESVMYHDWRLLPKHEEAEFTWFEPVPEPPTRFVLYPPLLRAMILSQRAKEGLSTTEEPLLPLRRDILLSKEYFRNQDLERQRQRQAAEGTPV; this is translated from the exons ATGGTGAAGAAAAGGCGCATTCGTCTCATTGCCGAAATGGCACGAAAGATACGTGCTTATCGTGAGCTCAAGAATCGACCTACTGAGTCTCAGCGGTATGCCCTTGACTATGAAAACATGACTCGTACATTCACCGGGAAAACCTTGCCCGTCCTCGCGTGGGAAGACGTGCGGCGTGAAAGTCGTCTGTTCACCCTACTGGCCAGTATGCGGATGTTTGGAGTGGGGAGGCTTTTGACGCGAAAATCATGGCTTGAGGAGCACACTGAGCCATGTTATTGGAAGATCACGAAAGTGAAGGTGGATTACACAGCGGAg AATATGGATCATGGAAAAGCCTGGGGTATCCTGACATACAAAG GCAAACAAGAGGATAAGGAGCGTGAGGTCGAGAGTGTCATGTATCATGACTGGCGGTTACTACCCAAACACGAGGAGGCTGAATTCACATGGTTCGAGCCTGTCCCAGAACCCCCTACACGTTTTGTCCTCTACCCTCCCCTCCTACGTGCCATGATCCTGTCTCAGCGCGCCAAAGAGGGGCTCTCAACCACAGAGGAACCCCTGCTACCCCTAAGGCGAGACATACTGCTAAGCAAGGAGTACTTCCGAAACCAGGACCTTGAGCGACAAAGACAGAGGCAAGCAGCGGAGGGGACGCCCGTGTGA